Proteins encoded by one window of Dreissena polymorpha isolate Duluth1 chromosome 11, UMN_Dpol_1.0, whole genome shotgun sequence:
- the LOC127851392 gene encoding uncharacterized protein LOC127851392 isoform X1 — MGNKPSRNLCRLSRECKGRDDVVKDVRALVHDDDVDVIVICGAPMIGKSMVLIKAFLEEQEHLDSDNVFLYHNFDDCKEDDVHRAEESWSLKINRFAKGEASDNKVKYKILLDRLISSYENQVYLYLDNVDMLKKWDKLAEFLELVKDSVATHDNLKVIFSTSTQVPEITNGLVVVKVPVLPIEHISSLITNVCVSKQVNVDESQKLYIPLIGTLCDGIPYIATTAGSILSENQGLILPSELLELMIAQRLEVLSPTNYPTSNRFVALTGPISESSLNIEVRDFLSNLAQKLRSTFTEDEAVQCNDDTRDTAAMVKNSKLRPLLICCILAKDKKLCLPTVFKECKLVVDKNLAQENHGENAEEVKRLEDCRLNLTRENLTRLNLTITDRQLENPKEVEKIIKSLMDTAKREPEENFDSFGSKILEELGLDCNFFGIPDVQTPDGKPEPTVAYGGSGSGLEFVQLRKDAFRKEFFGNDTSSLGSLNYDQFSYANKDLSENHIIMKSDDIVSQKDLLSNGPHALDVDPDYKGNETLESIHSESYTCKKETVALYDHDINKILLLNDNKNTPKVRGEQMPLQSSGPNGIMYVNNAAEEIKLHPQISEEDSGIEHGSDVHMRRTTD; from the exons ATGGGGAATAAGCCTTCAAGAAATTTGTGTAGACTCAGTAGGGAGTGTAAAGGCCGCGATGATGTCGTAAAAGACGTCCGCGCGCTCGTTCATGATGACGACGTTGACGTCATAGTCATTTGCGGAGCACCTATGATCGGGAAGTCCATGGTTTTAATAAAGGCATTTTTAGAAGAACAAGAACACCTTGATTCAGATAACGTGTTTCTTTATCACAATTTTGACGACTGCAAAGAGGACGATGTACATAGAGCAGAAGAGTCCTGGTCATTAAAGATTAACCGATTTGCTAAAGGTGAAGCAAGTGACAACAAAGTTAAGTATAAAATATTGCTCGATAGGCTTATTTCAAGCTATGAAAATCAAGTATATCTATATCTAGACAACGTTGACATGCTGAAGAAATGGGATAAACTAGCGGAGTTTTTAGAGCTGGTAAAGGATTCCGTAGCAACACACGATAATCTCAAAGTGATTTTCTCAACGTCAACACAAGTTCCAGAAATAACGAACGGACTAGTTGTTGTCAAAGTTCCGGTATTACCAATAGAACATATCAGTTCGCTTATAACCAATGTGTGTGTCTCCAAACAAGTAAACGTAGATGAATCTCAGAAACTGTACATTCCACTAATAGGAACATTATGTGACGGAATACCTTACATTGCGACAACAGCAG GAAGCATCTTATCAGAAAACCAAGGTTTGATATTGCCATCTGAGCTTCTCGAGTTAATGATAGCTCAAAGGCTGGAAGTTCTCAGTCCGACCAACTATCCGACGTCGAACAGATTTG TTGCTTTGACCGGCCCAATCAGCGAAAGTTCCCTAAATATCGAGGTCAGAGACTTCTTGTCTAATTTAGCACAAAAATTAAGGTCCACTTTTACGGAAGATGAAGCCGTACAATGTAATGATGATACACGCG ATACCGCTGCTATGGTCAAGAATTCTAAACTCCGCCCGCTGTTGATATGTTGCATTCTCGCCAAGGACAAAAAGCTTTGCTTACCCACGGTCTTCAAAGAATGCAAACTTGTTGTAGACAAAAATTTGGCGCAAG AAAACCACGGAGAAAACGCTGAAGAGGTAAAACGTTTGGAAGATTGCAGACTGAATTTAACCAGAGAGAATCTTACAAGATTAAATTTGACAATCACAGACAGGCAACTGGAAAACCCAAAAGAAGTTGAGAAAATAATCAAGAGTCTTATGGACACAGCAAAGAGAG AACCAGAGGAAAACTTTGATTCGTTCGGAAGTAAAATCCTCGAGGAATTG GGCTTAGACTGCAACTTCTTTGGAATCCCAGACGTACAAACGCCAGACGGAAAACCCGAGCCCACCGTAGCATACGGTGGTAGTGGCTCTGGACTAGAATTCGTTCAACTTCGGAAAGATGCATTCAGAAAAGAGTTTTTCGGGAACGATACTTCCTCATTAGGAAGTTTAAATTACGACCAATTCAGTTATGCTAACAAAGACCTATCGGAAAATCATATCATTATGAAATCAGACGATATCGTTAGTCAGAAAGATTTGTTAAGCAATGGTCCTCATGCATTAGATGTAGATCCGGATTACAAAGGTAATGAAACACTGGAAAGTATACATTCTGAATCTTATACCTGTAAAAAAGAAACTGTGGCACTATACGATCACGATATCAATAAAATACTTCTACTGAACGATAACAAAAACACACCAAAGGTCAgaggtgaacaaatgcctttgcAATCCAGCGGCCCTAATGGCATTATGTATGTAAACAACGCAGCAGAAGAAATAAAATTACATCCACAGATTTCAGAGGAGGACAGCGGGATTGAGCACGGTAGTGACGTTCATATGAGGCGGACAACTGATTAA
- the LOC127851392 gene encoding uncharacterized protein LOC127851392 isoform X2 — protein sequence MIAQRLEVLSPTNYPTSNRFVALTGPISESSLNIEVRDFLSNLAQKLRSTFTEDEAVQCNDDTRDTAAMVKNSKLRPLLICCILAKDKKLCLPTVFKECKLVVDKNLAQENHGENAEEVKRLEDCRLNLTRENLTRLNLTITDRQLENPKEVEKIIKSLMDTAKREPEENFDSFGSKILEELGLDCNFFGIPDVQTPDGKPEPTVAYGGSGSGLEFVQLRKDAFRKEFFGNDTSSLGSLNYDQFSYANKDLSENHIIMKSDDIVSQKDLLSNGPHALDVDPDYKGNETLESIHSESYTCKKETVALYDHDINKILLLNDNKNTPKVRGEQMPLQSSGPNGIMYVNNAAEEIKLHPQISEEDSGIEHGSDVHMRRTTD from the exons ATGATAGCTCAAAGGCTGGAAGTTCTCAGTCCGACCAACTATCCGACGTCGAACAGATTTG TTGCTTTGACCGGCCCAATCAGCGAAAGTTCCCTAAATATCGAGGTCAGAGACTTCTTGTCTAATTTAGCACAAAAATTAAGGTCCACTTTTACGGAAGATGAAGCCGTACAATGTAATGATGATACACGCG ATACCGCTGCTATGGTCAAGAATTCTAAACTCCGCCCGCTGTTGATATGTTGCATTCTCGCCAAGGACAAAAAGCTTTGCTTACCCACGGTCTTCAAAGAATGCAAACTTGTTGTAGACAAAAATTTGGCGCAAG AAAACCACGGAGAAAACGCTGAAGAGGTAAAACGTTTGGAAGATTGCAGACTGAATTTAACCAGAGAGAATCTTACAAGATTAAATTTGACAATCACAGACAGGCAACTGGAAAACCCAAAAGAAGTTGAGAAAATAATCAAGAGTCTTATGGACACAGCAAAGAGAG AACCAGAGGAAAACTTTGATTCGTTCGGAAGTAAAATCCTCGAGGAATTG GGCTTAGACTGCAACTTCTTTGGAATCCCAGACGTACAAACGCCAGACGGAAAACCCGAGCCCACCGTAGCATACGGTGGTAGTGGCTCTGGACTAGAATTCGTTCAACTTCGGAAAGATGCATTCAGAAAAGAGTTTTTCGGGAACGATACTTCCTCATTAGGAAGTTTAAATTACGACCAATTCAGTTATGCTAACAAAGACCTATCGGAAAATCATATCATTATGAAATCAGACGATATCGTTAGTCAGAAAGATTTGTTAAGCAATGGTCCTCATGCATTAGATGTAGATCCGGATTACAAAGGTAATGAAACACTGGAAAGTATACATTCTGAATCTTATACCTGTAAAAAAGAAACTGTGGCACTATACGATCACGATATCAATAAAATACTTCTACTGAACGATAACAAAAACACACCAAAGGTCAgaggtgaacaaatgcctttgcAATCCAGCGGCCCTAATGGCATTATGTATGTAAACAACGCAGCAGAAGAAATAAAATTACATCCACAGATTTCAGAGGAGGACAGCGGGATTGAGCACGGTAGTGACGTTCATATGAGGCGGACAACTGATTAA
- the LOC127851904 gene encoding uncharacterized protein LOC127851904, with amino-acid sequence MGNQPSKRLQTDSEYCLGRDGIIDNILKSIEGDHGNVVAICGPPHIGKSMVLIKSFLKQSNVKDTNGYFMYYNFQDNKNFSYQQNENIWMSKLKVLNEEEQNNIEDHNDYRTLLSTLVTRVALKHKTVYLFLDNVDVLMNWGETKFAEFLEFVKTLEQTDNNVKIIFSTSTQIVQNRRWPMIEKIPPLPTKDMCDIITSECEDKGVDIDMQRLCIPLIAILCDGIPYAAATAGSILSEHGGLITPVELLELMIVERLDVLSPSNCPLSDRLDAMIEPIKKQEVKEEVKAFLSNLIMVESRKVTEQQAYYCNGYPNAPVAMFKKSVLRPLLTSFILVKEHDLVLPSVFKECKIALDKRRAEECVNSETIQQMETCKLEVTRDNLKKLDMVFKITDNTSPKDLEVFLQDLMKTKSITDDEISDESNDDKESYRREVLDLTGLKDELEIRENEVASEDAVRHNGDGADEEFLQKLDQRSMQGMSMPSLDRSDIMNKDKTEIMIRYVDNGVGLRFQQKTLSETVPKVAYNSECPNPVVYDGFDNLQEHTMGSVDLLSKQKIHGESIEVVTSDNTLNQGGYNQDHVNGVYELSELAIKMPNGEHAKTHDQLENQGGYIENHVNGEYQILSDLAIETPDGEDATTNARLESQGGYIENHGNETPDGDDATINDQLQSHYFVRSEILSVPSSGPIAIHGDHVQPRETSSQSATYAVPRVPKKFEPKLFPVLRTQGSADSGIFSPEVNGNAPEF; translated from the exons ATGGGAAATCAGCCTTCAAAGCGTTTGCAAACGGATAGTGAATACTGCCTAGGCCGAGATGGTATTATTGACAATATTCTGAAGTCCATTGAAGGAGATCATGGAAACGTTGTAGCCATTTGCGGCCCTCCGCACATTGGAAAGTCCATGGTTCTGATAAAATCATTTCTAAAACAAAGCAATGTTAAAGACACCAATGggtattttatgtattataacTTTCAAGATAATAAGAATTTTAGTTatcaacaaaatgaaaatatctgGATGTCAAAATTGAAAGTTTTAAATGAAGAGGAGCAAAACAATATTGAAGACCATAATGACTATAGAACATTACTTTCCACACTTGTGACGCGTGTAGCACTCAAACATAAAACTGTCTATCTGTTTCTTGACAATGTCGATGTTTTGATGAATTGGGGGGAAACAAAATTTGCGGAGTTCTTGGAGTTTGTAAAGACTTTAGAACAAACGGATAACAATGTGAAAATCATTTTCTCCACCTCGACACAAATTGTCCAAAACAGACGATGGCCTATGATTGAGAAGATACCGCCGTTGCCCACCAAGGATATGTGTGATATTATAACAAGCGAGTGCGAAGATAAAGGGGTGGACATTGACATGCAGCGCCTGTGCATACCTCTTATAGCCATTTTGTGTGATGGTATACCATATGCAGCAGCTACTGCAG GAAGCATCCTCTCCGAACACGGCGGATTGATTACACCAGTAGAACTGCTGGAGCTGATGATTGTAGAAAGATTGGATGTCCTCAGTCCGTCCAACTGTCCACTTTCTGATCGTTTGG ATGCGATGATTGagccaataaaaaaacaagaagtCAAGGAAGAAGTAAAGGCGTTCCTTTCAAATCTTATAATGGTCGAATCGCGAAAAGTCACTGAACAACAAGCATACTATTGCAATGGTTACCCCAACG CACCCGTTGCAATGTTCAAGAAATCCGTACTACGACCGCTACTGACAAGTTTTATTCTTGTCAAAGAGCATGATCTGGTTCTTCCATCCGTCTTCAAAGAATGCAAGATAGCCTTAGACAAAAGGAGGGCAGAAG AATGCGTTAACTCGGAAACCATTCAACAGATGGAAACATGCAAGCTTGAGGTTACAAGAGATAACCTTAAAAAGCTGGATATGGTATTTAAAATAACCGATAACACGAGCCCGAAAGATCTTGAGGTATTTCTTCAGGATCTTATGAAAACCAAGTCGATAACCG ATGACGAAATATCCGATGAAAGTAATGACGATAAAGAATCTTACAGAAGAGAGGTTCTAGACTTAACG GGGCTGAAGGATGAACTTGAGATTCGGGAAAACGAAGTGGCCTCTGAAGATGCCGTAAGACACAATGGCGATGGGGCAGATGAGGAATTTTTGCAGAAGCTAGACCAAAGAAGCATGCAG GGAATGTCAATGCCCAGTTTGGACCGATCGGATATAATGAACAAGGACAAAACAGAGATAATGATTAGATACGTCGACAATGGTGTTGGTCTAAGGTTTCAACAGAAAACATTGAGTGAAACCGTTCCGAAAGTGGCATACAATTCGGAATGCCCCAACCCAGTTGTGTATGATGGATTCGACAATTTACAAGAACACACAATGGGCAGTGTTGATTtactttctaaacaaaaaatacatggcGAGTCAATAGAAGTGGTGACAAGTGATAACACTTTAAATCAAGGTGGATATAATCAAGACCATGTTAACGGAGTATATGAATTATCTGAATTAGCAATCAAAATGCCTAATGGGGAACATGCAAAGACACATGATCAATTGGAAAATCAAGGTGGATATATTGAAAACCATGTCAACGGAGAATATCAGATATTATCTGATTTAGCAATTGAAACTCCTGATGGGGAAGATGCAACGACAAATGCTCGATTGGAAAGTCAAGGTGGATATATCGAAAACCATGGAAACGAAACTCCTGATGGAGATGATGCAACGATAAATGATCAATTGCAAAGCCATTATTTTGTACGATCTGAAATATTATCTGTTCCTTCGAGTGGACCGATAGCAATACATGGTGATCATGTCCAACCTAGGGAAACAAGTTCGCAGAGTGCTACGTATGCAGTGCCTCGTGTACCAAAGAAATTTGAACCGAAGTTATTTCCGGTACTCAGAACACAGGGGTCGGCGGACAGCGGAATATTTTCCCCTGAAGTAAATGGGAATGCACCAGAGTTTTAA
- the LOC127850804 gene encoding sodium-dependent glucose transporter 1-like isoform X2, whose protein sequence is MGYQALGPAMIDLKLLYKTNYESVTRAVAGRGVGGFLGAVVGAFVVDKYQRHLDLCCGVSTSIAGLCVAMVTYVPSIDYVWLLYCVLGCCSNLVNIAGTKLTLDIWREKSSTLLQLLHMGYSVGALLGPIICTPYLAVVQKESGEHQFRILKETQVDFAFLLIGLSTVAVALPFFYFHYFSFDQTDTKNDDPDQKTMKFRKSTWRDKINPAFYANGDFTFRLAVLTFFFVYFFTLVGGEKTFMSFVRTISVDVFKFDKTDASMLNILFWVCFTAGRLTGSFVSHFVQTKTLLIILVSVNAISSTFVNVYGLSSVNALWFSAILQGFVISPLYPLGVAYGNTLVTVSGFCLMVIVFAGSFGDMTYLWIAGRLYDTYGAGKIFVIFNFALCLLALTVWAFQLFIQTYRKSSKKIRSLPLLKL, encoded by the exons CACTCGGCCCGGCGATGATAGACCTAAAGCTGCTCTACAAAACCAACTACGAGAGTGTGACGCGCGCGGTCGCCGGCAGAGGCGTCGGTGGCTTCCTGGGGGCGGTTGTCGGCGCGTTCGTGGTGGACAAGTACCAGCGTCATCTGGATCTTTGTTGCGGCGTGAGTACCTCGATAGCCGGACTCTGTGTCGCCATGGTGACGTATGTGCCGTCCATTGACTACGTGTGGCTTTTGTACTGTGTGCTGGGATGCTGCAGTAATCTGGTGAACATTG CGGGCACGAAGCTGACGCTAGACATTTGGCGGGAGAAAAGCTCTACCCTTCTGCAACTTCTGCACATGGGATACAGTGTGGGGGCGCTTCTTGGTCCGATCATCTGCACGCCCTACCTCGCTGTCGTTCAAAAGGAGTCCGGTGAGCATCAGTTCCGAATCTTAAAGGAGACGCAGGTCGATTTCGCGTTTTTGCTAATCGGTCTGTCAACTGTTGCCGTGGCTTTACCGTTTTTTTACTTCCACTACTTTTCTTTCGATCAAACTGATACAAAAAACGACGACCCGGACCAAAAGACGATGAAATTTCGAAAGTCCACGTGGAGAGACAAAATAAATCCAGCTTTCTACGCAAACGGAGATTTTACTTTTAGGTTGGCCGTGTTAACATTTTTCTTCGTGTATTTCTTCACACTAGTGGGCGGGGAAAAGACGTTCATGAGTTTTGTGCGGACCATATCCGTGGATGTGTTCAAATTCGATAAGACGGACGCCTCTATGTTGAATATTCTTTTTTGGGTTTGCTTTACTGCAGGACGATTAACAGGTTCGTTTGTTTCGCATTTTGTTCAAACGAAGACGCTTTTGATTATACTCGTTTCCGTGAACGCAATATCATCGACATTCGTAAATGTGTACGGTCTTTCAAGCGTTAATGCCTTGTGGTTTTCCGCCATTTTGCAAGGCTTCGTGATATCCCCGCTGTACCCGCTCGGCGTTGCCTATGGTAACACCCTTGTGACCGTTTCCGGTTTCTGCCTGATGGTGATCGTGTTCGCTGGGAGTTTCGGGGACATGACGTATCTATGGATAGCGGGCCGACTTTATGACACGTATGGGGCAGGGAAAATATTCGTCATTTTTAACTTCGCACTGTGTTTGCTTGCCTTGACGGTGTGGGCGTTTCAGTTGTTCATCCAGACATACAGAAAAAGCAGTAAAAAGATAAGATCACTACCGTTGTTGAAATTATAG
- the LOC127850804 gene encoding sodium-dependent glucose transporter 1-like isoform X1, whose protein sequence is MKAAMTSRRDYHITIFLFLAWVTKGLYLEALGPAMIDLKLLYKTNYESVTRAVAGRGVGGFLGAVVGAFVVDKYQRHLDLCCGVSTSIAGLCVAMVTYVPSIDYVWLLYCVLGCCSNLVNIAGTKLTLDIWREKSSTLLQLLHMGYSVGALLGPIICTPYLAVVQKESGEHQFRILKETQVDFAFLLIGLSTVAVALPFFYFHYFSFDQTDTKNDDPDQKTMKFRKSTWRDKINPAFYANGDFTFRLAVLTFFFVYFFTLVGGEKTFMSFVRTISVDVFKFDKTDASMLNILFWVCFTAGRLTGSFVSHFVQTKTLLIILVSVNAISSTFVNVYGLSSVNALWFSAILQGFVISPLYPLGVAYGNTLVTVSGFCLMVIVFAGSFGDMTYLWIAGRLYDTYGAGKIFVIFNFALCLLALTVWAFQLFIQTYRKSSKKIRSLPLLKL, encoded by the exons GGTTTATATCTTGAAGCACTCGGCCCGGCGATGATAGACCTAAAGCTGCTCTACAAAACCAACTACGAGAGTGTGACGCGCGCGGTCGCCGGCAGAGGCGTCGGTGGCTTCCTGGGGGCGGTTGTCGGCGCGTTCGTGGTGGACAAGTACCAGCGTCATCTGGATCTTTGTTGCGGCGTGAGTACCTCGATAGCCGGACTCTGTGTCGCCATGGTGACGTATGTGCCGTCCATTGACTACGTGTGGCTTTTGTACTGTGTGCTGGGATGCTGCAGTAATCTGGTGAACATTG CGGGCACGAAGCTGACGCTAGACATTTGGCGGGAGAAAAGCTCTACCCTTCTGCAACTTCTGCACATGGGATACAGTGTGGGGGCGCTTCTTGGTCCGATCATCTGCACGCCCTACCTCGCTGTCGTTCAAAAGGAGTCCGGTGAGCATCAGTTCCGAATCTTAAAGGAGACGCAGGTCGATTTCGCGTTTTTGCTAATCGGTCTGTCAACTGTTGCCGTGGCTTTACCGTTTTTTTACTTCCACTACTTTTCTTTCGATCAAACTGATACAAAAAACGACGACCCGGACCAAAAGACGATGAAATTTCGAAAGTCCACGTGGAGAGACAAAATAAATCCAGCTTTCTACGCAAACGGAGATTTTACTTTTAGGTTGGCCGTGTTAACATTTTTCTTCGTGTATTTCTTCACACTAGTGGGCGGGGAAAAGACGTTCATGAGTTTTGTGCGGACCATATCCGTGGATGTGTTCAAATTCGATAAGACGGACGCCTCTATGTTGAATATTCTTTTTTGGGTTTGCTTTACTGCAGGACGATTAACAGGTTCGTTTGTTTCGCATTTTGTTCAAACGAAGACGCTTTTGATTATACTCGTTTCCGTGAACGCAATATCATCGACATTCGTAAATGTGTACGGTCTTTCAAGCGTTAATGCCTTGTGGTTTTCCGCCATTTTGCAAGGCTTCGTGATATCCCCGCTGTACCCGCTCGGCGTTGCCTATGGTAACACCCTTGTGACCGTTTCCGGTTTCTGCCTGATGGTGATCGTGTTCGCTGGGAGTTTCGGGGACATGACGTATCTATGGATAGCGGGCCGACTTTATGACACGTATGGGGCAGGGAAAATATTCGTCATTTTTAACTTCGCACTGTGTTTGCTTGCCTTGACGGTGTGGGCGTTTCAGTTGTTCATCCAGACATACAGAAAAAGCAGTAAAAAGATAAGATCACTACCGTTGTTGAAATTATAG